The stretch of DNA GGCCGCAAGATCGAACTGCATCCCGACCACGAACTGATGCGCGCCCACCGCGCCGCAGCCCGGAACGAGGACTTCCAGTCCGACTACAAACAGCACCGGCCCATGGTCGAACGCTCCATCGCGTGGCTCACCGCCGGGAACAACCGGCGCCTGCGCTACCTCGGCGTGGCGAAAAACGATGCCTGGTTCCGGCTCCGGGCCGGCGCGGTGAACCTCAAACGCCTCCTCAGCCTCGGGCTGACCGTCCGGGAGGGCGCCTGGGCCATCGCATAGCCCCGGGGCGCCAGCCGCGCCCTCCGGGCACCGCCGGCGAAGGCACCCACGCCCCCGCCGCCGATACTCCAAACGGGCCGGCGACCGGAAAACGCCCGTCCCGCCCGAACCCCCGAAACGACGAAGGGGCCGCCCCGGACGCCCAGACACCGAACCGGCCCCTCAAACAGCCATTAGTTCAGCGCGCTCCTAGGTTGAGGAGCCGACGCAGGTTCAGCCCCGCGATCCGTAGCTGCAGCCTGGCGTTGTTCCTGCTGATGCCGCGGTGCGCGTGCCGGGTATCGGGGTCCGCGGTGGAGATCATCCGGTCCGGGGCGACCTTGCGGGCGAGCCAGGGCTCAGAGTTCGGAGTATCGGAAGGAGTGTGACTCCAAACCTTCGGGGTTGGGGCCGTAAATGGTGATCATCCGCGCGTAGACGGGTGCCCAGTATCGGCCCTTTCGTCCGGGATTCACGCGTGCCGAATCGCCCGGCTTCAGGATGACAGTCTTGCCACCGCTCTCGATATGGAGTTCGCCTTCCAGCACGTAATTCGTCTCGGTGTGGGGGTGGAAGTCCTCCCAGGCGCAGGCCTCGAGCTCCCACTCCGAGAGGATGAAGTCGTCCCAGGGGCCGACAGGATTGGAAGTGATGAACCTGCAGCGGAGGCTCTGCCATTTGTCCTCCATAGGGGCCAGGGCCTGCGCAGGCCAGAAATTGATCGCAGTATCCGTCGTCAGTGCCGGGGCCTGGGGGGTGGTTGTGGTCATGTCTTTTACCGTTTCTTCAGTGGGGAATCTGCTTTGCGGCGTGCTTTGGTGAATCGCAGCAACCTTGCGTCATCGTGATGCGGGTCACTGCATTCCCAAGACTGTGACAGGAACAAATGTTCAAGTCAATGGTCTCGAACTATTGACGTGAACATCCGTTCCTGTCACTGTTTGGGGACAAACATACGTGACTGGCATCACATCGGCGGCGCTCGGAGCAGAGCCCGGCGGGCCTCTGGAAATTAGCTGATGCCGGTTTGCAGAAGGTCCCTCCCGGAGCCCCAACCGGAGTTTCTGGGAGTGGTTTTAGCGCGGGCTCATATGTACCAAAAGATGAAAAGTTCTGACAAATCTTTCACAAACACTATTCACGGGAGAGACCATGGAAACCACCCTCGTAGGAACACTGAGCAAGGCCGGATCCATCCACAAGGTGGAAGGAGGCTTCATCGGACTGCCGTCGATGAACGAGCCGGGGACGGTCGCTGCGATCGGCGATTCCCTCCACAACCCCGAGGGCTCGGTCATGTGCGCAGGATTCTTCGAGCTGAAGGCTTCAGATCCGCTGGTGTACACGTACACCTACGACGAAATGAAGGTCGTCATCCAGGGTGAATTCATCCTCACGGACCAGACGACGGGAGAAGTCACGCA from Arthrobacter sp. PAMC25564 encodes:
- a CDS encoding cupin domain-containing protein, whose translation is MTTTTPQAPALTTDTAINFWPAQALAPMEDKWQSLRCRFITSNPVGPWDDFILSEWELEACAWEDFHPHTETNYVLEGELHIESGGKTVILKPGDSARVNPGRKGRYWAPVYARMITIYGPNPEGLESHSFRYSEL
- a CDS encoding cupin domain-containing protein — protein: METTLVGTLSKAGSIHKVEGGFIGLPSMNEPGTVAAIGDSLHNPEGSVMCAGFFELKASDPLVYTYTYDEMKVVIQGEFILTDQTTGEVTHAKERDVLFFPKGTTVKFETPEYALGFFAGDRTFAP